Proteins co-encoded in one Nonlabens agnitus genomic window:
- a CDS encoding phosphatidylserine decarboxylase family protein: MFHKEGTPSIIIAIIVSAILVGVAFSVPMPIWLHFLLVGLAIFVIIIILQFFRNPKRNTILDDATIVSPVDGKVVVIEKVTENEYFKDERIMISVFMSPINVHVTRYPIGGKVAFSKYHPGKYLVAWHPKASEENERTTVVVEHKNTVQIMYRQIAGALAKRIVNYAVENEEVVQGSDSGFIKFGSRVDVYLPLDANIKVELNQKVRGGESILANF; this comes from the coding sequence ATGTTTCATAAAGAAGGTACACCATCTATAATCATAGCCATCATTGTATCTGCAATATTAGTGGGCGTCGCATTTAGCGTTCCCATGCCTATATGGTTGCATTTTTTACTGGTTGGGCTTGCCATTTTTGTCATTATCATCATTCTTCAATTTTTTAGGAACCCAAAGAGAAACACCATACTAGATGATGCCACCATCGTTTCACCAGTAGATGGTAAGGTGGTCGTGATTGAAAAGGTTACAGAAAACGAATATTTCAAGGATGAACGTATCATGATTTCTGTATTCATGTCGCCTATTAATGTACATGTGACCAGATATCCTATAGGTGGTAAAGTGGCGTTCTCAAAATACCATCCTGGAAAGTATTTAGTGGCTTGGCACCCTAAGGCTAGTGAAGAAAATGAGCGTACAACAGTAGTAGTAGAACATAAAAACACCGTACAGATCATGTACCGACAAATTGCTGGTGCTTTGGCTAAGCGTATCGTGAACTATGCTGTAGAAAATGAGGAAGTTGTCCAAGGATCTGACAGCGGATTCATTAAATTTGGTTCCAGAGTAGATGTTTACTTGCCACTTGATGCCAATATCAAGGTAGAATTGAACCAAAAAGTACGTGGTGGCGAGTCGATCCTTGCAAATTTTTAA
- a CDS encoding acyl-CoA-binding protein, which translates to MTEEELDREFEAAFAKASSQEQSEVPLELQLHLYAYYKRVIDEPYVSNRSFETNDLRSGFKMNALIQVQQLSKNEAKERYIEIIKKLYPKPW; encoded by the coding sequence ATGACCGAAGAAGAACTAGATAGAGAATTTGAAGCCGCTTTCGCGAAAGCGAGCTCTCAAGAGCAGTCTGAGGTACCTCTTGAACTGCAGTTACATCTTTATGCCTATTACAAAAGAGTCATTGACGAGCCCTATGTGAGCAATCGTAGTTTTGAGACCAACGACTTGAGGTCTGGATTTAAAATGAATGCTCTCATTCAAGTCCAGCAACTCTCCAAAAATGAAGCGAAGGAACGTTACATTGAAATCATCAAAAAGCTTTACCCTAAGCCCTGGTAA
- a CDS encoding LUD domain-containing protein codes for MPEEKLPLDEQFIHNFSRQGGRFLYAVDENEVQQHFEDILVEHDFFETPVFCYDEQLKERFNGFNLDFNQHLRESSFFLSTCEYIIADNGAILFSSNQIKENKPKQLPDTFVVLASTSQIVESIGEGLRGIKHHNSRGSIPTNITTLKNFQDQSLTKEKEKDLMNYGVPNKRLYLILLEDL; via the coding sequence ATGCCAGAGGAAAAACTACCTCTAGATGAGCAGTTTATACATAATTTCTCTAGACAAGGCGGTCGTTTTTTATATGCCGTTGATGAGAATGAAGTACAGCAACATTTTGAGGATATTCTTGTAGAACACGACTTTTTTGAAACGCCTGTTTTTTGCTATGACGAGCAATTGAAGGAACGTTTCAACGGTTTTAATCTGGATTTTAATCAGCATTTGCGAGAAAGTAGTTTTTTTCTAAGCACTTGTGAATACATCATTGCAGATAACGGTGCGATATTATTTTCCTCAAACCAGATCAAAGAGAACAAACCCAAACAACTACCGGATACTTTTGTGGTCTTAGCAAGTACAAGTCAAATTGTAGAATCCATAGGTGAAGGATTGAGAGGCATCAAACACCACAATAGCAGAGGTTCTATTCCAACAAATATTACCACTCTAAAAAACTTCCAAGATCAAAGCCTGACCAAAGAGAAAGAAAAAGATCTCATGAATTATGGAGTACCTAACAAACGTCTTTATCTCATCCTATTAGAAGACTTGTAG
- a CDS encoding valine--tRNA ligase: MTKASKYDSKTAEEKWYKYWMENDFFTSVPDDRESYTIVIPPPNVTGVLHMGHMLNNTIQDVLIRRARLKGYNACWVPGTDHASIATEAKVVKKLQEQGIDKNGLTREEFLEHAWQWTHEYGGIILEQLKKLGASCDWSRTKFTLDDDMSASVIKVFIDLYNKGLIYRGYRMVNWDPVAQTTLSDEEVIYEERNGNLFYLEYPIKGSSDKVTIATTRPETILGDTAVCVNPADERYTHLIGNTVIVPIVNREIPVIADDYVDVEFGTGCLKITPAHDENDKKIGETHNLEVIDIFNADATLNSFGLHYEGLDRFEVRKQISIELEEKGFLVKKENHVHKVGTSERTKAVIEPRLSDQWFLKMEELAQPAIKAVKEDIVELLPSKFKSTYFHWMENVRDWNISRQLVWGQRIPAYYYGDGTDDFVVASSVEEAVTLSRKRTNDNTITEKDLRQESDVLDTWFSSWLWPISVFNGVLEPENEEINYYYPTRDLVTGPDILFFWVARMIVAGYELRDEKPFDKVYLTGLVRDKQRRKMSKSLGNSPDALKLLEEYSADGVRVGLLLSSAAGNDLMFDEDLCQQGKNFVNKMWNAFRLTQGWEVDKQLPQPDYAAQGIAWYRSRFAQAMEEIEDHYSKYRISDVLMASYKLIWDDFCGWLLEIIKPAYQQPIDAQTLAEVIDLFEDNLRLMHPFTPFITEEIWQSIHNRQPSEALSINTWPETGTIDQDLLTDFELVKEAISGVRKVRKEKQISFKNEIDLLVINNENLSSAYDELIKKMGNITSIKIVEDQVAGAASYRVRSNEYFVPLEGNIDTAAEIEKLKAELQHAQGFLMSVQKKLSNERFMAGAPEQVVAMERKKEADALAKIETIQSSLTALES; this comes from the coding sequence ATGACTAAAGCATCCAAATACGACTCTAAAACCGCCGAAGAAAAGTGGTACAAATACTGGATGGAGAACGACTTTTTCACATCAGTTCCAGATGATAGAGAGAGTTATACCATAGTCATACCACCACCTAATGTCACTGGCGTGTTGCATATGGGTCATATGTTGAACAATACCATTCAGGATGTACTCATACGTCGTGCTCGTTTGAAAGGTTATAACGCTTGTTGGGTTCCTGGAACAGATCACGCATCCATTGCGACAGAGGCTAAAGTCGTTAAAAAGCTACAGGAACAAGGAATTGATAAGAATGGCCTGACTCGCGAGGAATTTTTGGAGCATGCCTGGCAGTGGACACATGAGTATGGCGGGATCATTCTCGAGCAACTTAAAAAATTAGGTGCCAGTTGTGACTGGTCCAGAACAAAATTCACACTGGATGATGATATGTCTGCCAGCGTGATCAAGGTCTTCATAGATCTTTATAACAAGGGTTTGATCTATCGTGGGTACCGCATGGTGAACTGGGATCCAGTGGCACAAACAACCTTGAGCGATGAAGAGGTCATTTATGAAGAGCGTAATGGGAATTTATTTTACCTAGAATACCCCATTAAAGGAAGTAGCGATAAGGTCACCATTGCCACAACAAGACCTGAAACTATTTTGGGAGACACCGCGGTTTGCGTTAATCCAGCCGATGAGCGTTACACGCATCTAATCGGTAACACGGTTATTGTTCCTATTGTTAATAGAGAAATCCCAGTAATCGCAGACGATTATGTGGATGTGGAGTTTGGTACTGGTTGTTTGAAAATCACGCCAGCCCATGATGAAAATGACAAAAAGATAGGAGAAACGCATAATCTAGAAGTCATCGATATTTTCAATGCAGATGCGACACTCAACAGTTTTGGTTTGCACTATGAAGGATTGGATCGGTTTGAGGTGCGCAAGCAAATTTCAATAGAGCTTGAAGAGAAAGGTTTCTTGGTCAAAAAGGAAAACCATGTTCATAAAGTGGGTACGAGTGAACGTACCAAAGCAGTCATAGAGCCCAGACTCTCAGACCAGTGGTTCCTTAAGATGGAAGAACTGGCACAGCCCGCTATCAAAGCGGTTAAGGAAGATATTGTAGAGCTTTTGCCTTCAAAATTCAAGAGTACCTACTTCCACTGGATGGAGAACGTACGCGATTGGAACATCTCACGCCAGCTGGTTTGGGGACAACGCATTCCTGCTTATTACTACGGCGATGGTACAGATGATTTTGTGGTGGCAAGTAGTGTGGAAGAGGCCGTTACGCTTTCGCGAAAGCGAACTAACGACAACACCATAACAGAAAAAGATCTACGTCAAGAGAGTGATGTTCTCGATACTTGGTTTTCAAGTTGGTTATGGCCCATAAGTGTTTTTAATGGTGTTTTGGAACCTGAGAACGAAGAGATCAATTATTATTATCCTACAAGGGATTTAGTAACCGGTCCAGATATTTTGTTTTTCTGGGTAGCGCGCATGATCGTTGCTGGATATGAATTGCGGGACGAGAAGCCTTTTGACAAGGTATACCTCACAGGATTGGTACGTGATAAACAACGTCGCAAGATGTCCAAATCGCTGGGTAATTCACCAGACGCCCTGAAACTATTGGAAGAATACAGCGCAGATGGCGTGCGTGTGGGATTGCTGTTGAGTAGTGCGGCTGGTAATGACCTCATGTTTGATGAGGATCTATGCCAGCAGGGAAAAAACTTTGTCAACAAGATGTGGAACGCCTTTAGGCTTACACAAGGTTGGGAAGTGGACAAACAACTACCGCAGCCAGATTATGCCGCGCAAGGCATTGCCTGGTACCGCAGTAGGTTTGCACAGGCCATGGAAGAGATCGAGGATCATTATTCTAAATATCGCATAAGCGATGTCCTCATGGCCAGTTATAAATTGATCTGGGACGACTTTTGTGGATGGTTGCTGGAAATTATAAAACCAGCCTACCAGCAGCCCATTGATGCACAAACTTTGGCTGAAGTAATTGATCTATTTGAGGATAACCTGAGGTTAATGCATCCGTTCACGCCATTTATTACAGAAGAAATATGGCAAAGCATCCATAATCGCCAGCCTAGTGAGGCCTTGTCTATCAATACCTGGCCAGAAACTGGAACGATTGATCAAGATTTACTTACCGATTTTGAGTTGGTTAAGGAAGCTATTTCCGGTGTGCGCAAAGTGCGTAAGGAAAAGCAGATAAGCTTCAAGAATGAAATTGATCTTTTGGTCATCAATAATGAGAACCTTTCCAGCGCTTATGATGAACTCATCAAAAAGATGGGTAATATAACTTCCATTAAGATCGTTGAAGATCAAGTGGCTGGCGCTGCCAGTTATCGCGTGCGATCAAATGAATATTTCGTGCCTCTGGAAGGAAATATCGATACGGCTGCAGAGATTGAGAAGCTTAAAGCAGAGCTTCAACATGCTCAGGGCTTTTTGATGAGCGTACAGAAAAAGTTATCCAATGAGCGATTTATGGCCGGTGCTCCAGAACAGGTTGTAGCCATGGAACGCAAAAAGGAAGCTGACGCACTTGCCAAAATCGAAACCATTCAATCCAGCCTTACCGCCCTAGAATCATAA
- the ftsH gene encoding ATP-dependent zinc metalloprotease FtsH, producing the protein MSQDNNSNPKNKAPKKMGSPLNQKPKFSIWWVVVPIILLFLGYNFVSSQLTAPQVTTPNDFFEYLENGEVSKVVVVKNRSIARVFLTQEALKLQKHSKAIKDGVLAGGDIPQYSVEYGDLEIFERKIDEIITEKDLSTTLKFDAEDDGLWSLLINVLPFIIIIGIWIFLMRRMSGGAGGGAGGQIFNIGKSKAKLFDQKTDVKTTFKDVAGLEGAKEEVQEIVDFLKNPEKYTSLGGKIPKGALLIGSPGTGKTLLAKAVAGEAKVPFFSLSGSDFVEMFVGVGASRVRDLFKQAKEKSPAIIFIDEIDAIGRARGKSNFSGSNDERENTLNQLLTEMDGFGTNTNVIVLAATNRGDILDKALMRAGRFDRQIYVDLPDVREREEIFEVHLRPIKKVANELDIEFLARQTPGFSGADIANVCNEAALIAARKGKKAVDKQDFLDAVDRIVGGLEKKNKLITPSEKKTIAYHEAGHATVSWMTEHAAPLVKVTIVPRGQSLGAAWYLPEERQIVRPEQMLDEMCATMGGRAAEKVIFDNISTGALSDLEKVTKQARAMVTIYGLNEKVGNITYYDSSGQQEYNMTKPYSEATAVTIDEEISKIIEAQYQRAIKLLTDNKDKLTELAELLLEKEVIFKDDLEKIFGKRAFVKEEPIALKSSSRSIAAPETTEVTDVSEEE; encoded by the coding sequence TCTCAGGATAATAATAGTAACCCAAAAAATAAGGCGCCTAAAAAAATGGGCTCGCCACTTAATCAAAAACCTAAGTTTAGTATATGGTGGGTCGTAGTACCTATCATTTTGCTTTTTCTAGGTTATAATTTTGTTTCTAGCCAGTTGACGGCGCCGCAAGTAACTACTCCTAATGATTTCTTTGAATATCTGGAGAATGGTGAAGTGAGCAAGGTGGTAGTTGTCAAAAACAGAAGTATTGCTAGAGTCTTTCTAACCCAAGAAGCCCTTAAACTTCAAAAACACAGCAAAGCCATTAAAGATGGTGTTTTAGCTGGTGGTGATATTCCACAATACAGTGTAGAATATGGAGATCTTGAAATTTTTGAGCGCAAGATTGATGAAATCATTACAGAAAAAGATCTATCAACCACTTTAAAATTTGATGCGGAAGATGATGGTCTATGGAGCTTGTTGATCAACGTGCTGCCTTTCATCATCATTATAGGTATCTGGATATTCTTAATGCGACGCATGTCGGGAGGTGCTGGTGGTGGCGCTGGAGGACAGATATTCAATATAGGAAAATCCAAGGCTAAGCTTTTTGACCAGAAAACTGATGTCAAAACAACATTTAAGGACGTTGCCGGTCTAGAAGGTGCCAAAGAAGAAGTTCAAGAAATTGTTGACTTCCTTAAAAATCCAGAAAAATACACCAGTCTAGGTGGGAAGATTCCTAAAGGTGCGCTTCTTATAGGTTCCCCAGGAACAGGTAAAACATTGCTGGCCAAAGCCGTTGCCGGTGAGGCAAAAGTTCCATTCTTCTCATTGAGTGGTTCTGACTTTGTCGAGATGTTCGTAGGTGTTGGTGCCAGTCGTGTACGTGACCTGTTCAAGCAGGCAAAAGAGAAGAGTCCTGCCATAATTTTTATCGATGAGATCGACGCAATAGGTCGTGCTCGTGGAAAATCCAATTTCTCTGGGTCAAACGACGAGAGAGAAAATACATTGAACCAGCTATTGACTGAGATGGATGGTTTTGGAACCAATACCAATGTAATTGTTCTTGCAGCAACAAACCGTGGTGATATTCTAGACAAAGCGTTAATGCGCGCTGGACGTTTTGACCGTCAGATCTATGTAGATCTTCCAGACGTACGTGAACGTGAAGAAATTTTTGAAGTACACTTGAGACCTATCAAAAAGGTTGCTAACGAACTTGATATCGAATTTTTAGCAAGACAAACGCCTGGATTTAGTGGTGCAGACATTGCAAACGTTTGTAATGAAGCGGCACTTATCGCAGCACGTAAAGGAAAGAAAGCAGTTGACAAACAAGACTTCCTAGATGCGGTAGACCGTATTGTAGGTGGACTTGAGAAAAAGAATAAACTGATCACACCTAGTGAGAAGAAAACGATCGCCTATCATGAGGCTGGACATGCTACGGTGAGCTGGATGACAGAGCATGCAGCACCGTTAGTTAAAGTGACTATCGTGCCTAGAGGTCAATCATTGGGAGCTGCTTGGTATCTACCTGAAGAACGTCAGATCGTGAGACCAGAGCAAATGCTAGATGAAATGTGTGCTACGATGGGTGGTCGCGCAGCTGAAAAAGTCATTTTTGACAATATTTCAACTGGTGCGTTGAGTGACCTTGAAAAGGTTACTAAACAAGCTCGTGCCATGGTAACTATTTATGGTTTAAATGAAAAAGTAGGTAATATTACCTACTACGATTCCAGCGGTCAACAAGAATACAATATGACCAAACCTTATAGTGAGGCTACTGCGGTCACTATTGACGAGGAAATATCAAAGATCATTGAAGCGCAATATCAACGAGCGATCAAATTATTGACAGATAATAAGGATAAATTGACAGAGCTCGCAGAATTACTTCTTGAGAAAGAAGTGATTTTCAAAGATGATCTTGAAAAGATTTTCGGTAAACGTGCTTTTGTAAAAGAAGAACCCATAGCCTTAAAGTCCTCAAGTCGTTCTATCGCTGCACCAGAAACTACTGAAGTAACTGACGTAAGCGAGGAAGAATAG
- a CDS encoding phosphatidate cytidylyltransferase, with product MRELLVRSMSGIIYVSLVVISALYAPEWVFTLLFCIFAFICLVELMPMIRLRQWVIYPMLPLAYYFIVWKGVPINFIYLLLIATLLVNIYLIRDLVLVDRIALFNTKKHIIALLYLIGSSLFLALLPNIVETYRPELLIGIFAIIWTNDSFAYISGRLLGKHKLMKRISPKKTIEGFIGGLVMAIVAGIALHYYLVSTGIDDYSVYDWAIIAFVVAFFGTIGDLIQSKIKRQAAVKDSGSIMPGHGGIFDRMDSIIFAAPFAYLTFLIINHVS from the coding sequence ATGAGAGAATTGTTAGTTAGATCCATGTCGGGAATCATTTATGTCTCGTTGGTGGTCATTAGTGCGCTTTATGCACCAGAATGGGTTTTCACGTTACTGTTTTGCATTTTTGCCTTTATATGTTTGGTAGAATTGATGCCCATGATACGATTGAGGCAATGGGTCATTTATCCTATGCTACCACTAGCCTATTACTTTATTGTATGGAAAGGTGTCCCCATCAATTTTATTTACCTATTGCTTATCGCTACCCTATTAGTAAACATCTACTTAATAAGAGATTTAGTATTAGTAGATCGTATCGCACTTTTCAATACCAAGAAGCACATTATAGCTCTTTTGTATCTCATAGGATCTAGTTTGTTTCTAGCCTTGCTTCCCAATATTGTTGAAACCTATCGACCAGAATTACTCATTGGAATTTTTGCGATTATCTGGACAAATGACAGCTTTGCCTATATCTCAGGTAGACTGTTGGGAAAGCACAAATTGATGAAACGTATATCACCTAAAAAAACGATTGAAGGCTTTATAGGTGGATTAGTCATGGCCATTGTTGCGGGAATTGCACTTCACTACTATCTAGTTTCTACGGGTATCGACGACTATTCTGTTTATGATTGGGCCATTATTGCTTTTGTGGTTGCGTTTTTTGGCACCATAGGCGATTTGATACAATCAAAAATCAAAAGACAAGCTGCAGTCAAGGATAGCGGTAGTATCATGCCAGGGCATGGTGGCATATTTGATCGTATGGACAGCATTATCTTTGCAGCACCTTTTGCATATCTCACTTTTTTAATCATCAATCATGTTTCATAA
- a CDS encoding aspartyl protease family protein produces MSRLLVSVFFFLNCFSALGQQGFSLPDGVDEVTIPFTRSQNLIVIPVKVNGTALNFILDTGASRSIIFNLQEIDSLELRTGQPLKISGYGERKPFDVYYSDKNVLDIYGYSNKNAGLFVMANDNINLSGFLGVTIHGLMGCDFFADFLVVIDYENEVLKLYRDPSFLKRKLRRSTRIPITIKNRKPYFQSVVQNNGSEIELNTLIDTGNGDALWLLPPLKKAVTPNKSFEDFLGMGLSGKVKGQRSKVDRVYLGKHKLNKVTVSLPEMESLTNRKVDVNQEEDYKGSIGGEVLSRFKVVLDYKNESMYLRPESNLEEGFFYNMAGLELIEGDLEVFTTIENAKTESTKGNYGRVNTEGSFQPNSRRRVIKITPKLLISYVRPESPADEAGLKVGDEIIKVNSVSQSSLSLTNVSKKFFRKPYSTIRFTVKRGEAIFKVKFELVPVI; encoded by the coding sequence ATGAGTCGACTTTTAGTTAGTGTTTTCTTTTTCTTGAACTGTTTTTCTGCTCTAGGGCAGCAGGGTTTTTCATTGCCTGACGGTGTTGATGAGGTCACTATTCCGTTCACTCGTTCCCAAAATCTTATTGTGATTCCCGTAAAAGTCAATGGGACAGCTTTAAACTTTATTCTAGATACCGGTGCCTCTAGGTCCATCATTTTTAATCTGCAAGAAATTGATTCTCTTGAATTACGGACCGGTCAACCTCTTAAAATATCAGGTTATGGTGAACGAAAACCGTTTGATGTTTACTACAGCGATAAAAATGTTTTAGACATTTATGGTTACTCCAATAAGAATGCGGGCTTGTTTGTCATGGCTAACGATAATATTAATTTATCAGGATTCTTGGGCGTTACCATTCATGGATTGATGGGATGTGATTTCTTCGCTGATTTTCTAGTAGTCATAGATTATGAGAATGAAGTCTTGAAACTTTATCGCGATCCATCCTTTTTAAAAAGGAAGTTACGCCGATCTACCCGTATCCCTATAACGATCAAAAATCGAAAGCCCTATTTCCAATCTGTAGTGCAAAATAACGGTAGTGAGATAGAGTTGAATACCTTAATCGATACTGGAAATGGTGATGCGCTCTGGTTGTTACCTCCTTTAAAAAAGGCGGTGACGCCTAATAAAAGTTTTGAGGATTTTCTCGGAATGGGATTGAGCGGTAAGGTAAAAGGACAAAGATCTAAAGTAGACCGAGTTTATCTTGGTAAGCACAAATTAAATAAGGTTACTGTATCCTTACCAGAAATGGAAAGCCTTACCAATCGAAAGGTGGATGTTAATCAAGAAGAGGATTATAAGGGTTCGATAGGTGGCGAGGTTCTGAGCAGATTTAAAGTTGTTTTAGACTATAAAAATGAGTCCATGTACCTAAGGCCTGAATCAAATCTAGAGGAAGGTTTTTTCTACAACATGGCTGGACTTGAATTGATAGAAGGTGACTTGGAAGTGTTTACCACTATTGAGAATGCAAAAACTGAATCGACAAAAGGGAATTACGGAAGAGTAAATACCGAAGGTTCATTTCAGCCCAACTCAAGAAGAAGGGTTATTAAGATTACACCCAAACTTTTGATAAGCTACGTCAGGCCAGAATCGCCAGCTGATGAAGCTGGTCTCAAAGTAGGAGATGAGATTATTAAAGTCAATAGCGTTTCCCAATCGAGTTTGAGCTTGACAAATGTTTCAAAAAAGTTTTTCAGAAAACCTTATTCTACCATCAGATTTACCGTCAAGAGAGGTGAGGCCATTTTCAAAGTTAAATTTGAATTGGTTCCGGTCATCTAG
- a CDS encoding DUF1573 domain-containing protein, which yields MTSIEFENKVIDYGSIKKGEDGKRTFVFTNTGNAPFVVSDIFSSCTCDVISKPEMPIAPGDKGKIVVTYDTKKLGPIVKTLTVKGNIPQGIIPLKLKGVVVE from the coding sequence ATGACATCCATAGAATTTGAGAACAAAGTCATTGATTACGGCTCGATTAAAAAAGGTGAAGATGGAAAACGCACCTTTGTGTTTACCAACACTGGTAATGCTCCTTTTGTGGTATCTGATATATTTTCTTCCTGCACCTGTGATGTTATCTCTAAGCCAGAAATGCCTATAGCTCCAGGTGATAAAGGTAAAATTGTTGTAACCTACGACACCAAAAAATTAGGCCCTATCGTAAAAACTTTGACCGTCAAAGGAAACATCCCGCAAGGAATCATCCCTTTAAAATTAAAAGGTGTTGTGGTGGAGTAG